The genomic segment ATTAACAATAAAAAAGCTGCTGTTAAAAAAAATATCTTTTTATTTTTACTATAAAATTGTTCTAAATTATTTTTCTTGGTTTCCAGTGTGCTCAGACTTTTTGGATTACTAATAAAACCTTTGTTTCTTCCTATTTTTAGAAATTTATTTTTTCTTTGATCTAAAATTTCCTCAGCAGACATCTCTTTATATGCATTTAAGTTTTTGGAAATGGACTCTCTTACATTACTTAAAATTAAGTTTCTGTCTCGATGTGCACCACCAAGCGGTTCAGGGATAATCTCATCAATAACCTTTAATTCCAGAAGATCTCTCGCTGAAAGTTTCATGGCTTTTGCAGCATCTAACATTTTTTTTGGATCCCTCCATAAAATAGTTGCACATCCTTCAGGTGATATAACGGAATAAATTGCATTCTCTAACATTATAACTTTACTAGATGAAGCAAGAGCTATTGCCCCTCCAGACCCTCCCTCACCAATCACTATTGCTAATGTTGGGACCCTTAATTTCATACAGCACTCAATTGATTTAGCAATTGCCTCTGCCTGTCCTCTTTCCTCTGCACCTACTCCAGGATAAGCACCAGGTGTATCAATGAATGAAATTATCGGAATATTGAATTTGTCTGCAAGCTCCATTAATCGAATTGTTTTTCTATAACCTTCAGGCCTCATCATCCCAAAGTTTCTTTCAATTCTTGTTTCTAGATTTTCACCTTTCTCTTGTCCTATTACTAAAACTGATTGCCCATTAAATTTTGCAAATCCAGTAAGAACTGACTTATCTTCACCATAATATCTATCACCTGCTAAAGAAATGAAGTCCTCAAATAAATTATCTATAAAAAATTTTGACTTAGGCCGATCCTCATGTCTTGCGACCATCGTAGTTTGCCAAGGATCTAATGAAGAATAAATTTCTTTTAATTTTTTATCTAATTCATCTTGAGTTTTTGAAATCTTATTAGTATCTACCTCTGAGAGGCCACCTTGATTGTAAGGATCTTTTAGTTTCTCAAGCTCACTTTCTAAGTTTTTTATATCAGACTCAAAGTTAAGATAATTTTTCATTTTATGAGAATAGTACTTATGCTTTAAAAAAGGCAATAAAATGTTTTAGTTTTTTATTAATAAATTGACATCAATATATTAACTTGTAGATTTCTCCCTTATCGGGAGAGACTAATATTTTAGCACCGAAGGAGCAACCACCCCGGAAACTCTCAGGTAAACTGGACCGATAATGGCATAACACTCTGGAAAGTGAATAATTTTCCGCCGAAGGAGCAAAACTCTCAGGCAAAAATACAGATGGGGTAAAGTAAAAAGTAATAAGTGATATGCAGGAAAAATATATAAACGTAAACAATCTAAGAGTTTCAGAAAAACTTCTTAATTTTGTCAATGAGGAGTTGTTAAAAGATACTGAAGTTTCTCCTAATAGTTTTTGGGCGGGGTTTGATAAAGCAGTTCATGAACTTGCTCCAAAGAACAAAGAATTATTAAATATTAGAGATAAACTGCAAAAACAAATCGATGAGTGGCATATCAAAAATAAAGGAAATGAAATTAATATTGATGAATATAAAAAATTTCTTTTAGACATAGGTTATCTTAAAGAAGAAGGTCCAGATTTTAAAATCGAAACAAATAATATTGATGAAGAAATTGCAAACATAGCAGGACCGCAACTTGTAGTTCCAATAATGAATGCACGATACGCGCTTAATGCTGCTAACGCTCGATGGATGAGTTTGTATGATAGTTTGTATGGAACAGATGCTATCAAGCCTATTGATACTTCAAAGAAGGATTATGATGCTTCTAGAGGAGAGCTAGTAATTAATTATGCAAAGGAATTTTTAGATAAATATTTTTCATTAGAAAACTTTAGCTGGAAGGAGGTTACAAGTTTTGATATTCAAGAAAAATCCTTAATTATTTATAATAATGAAAAAACAACAAAGTTAAAAGATCAAAATAAATTTATAGGTCACATAGGTGAAAGTGATAAACCTTCTTCAATTATTCTTAAAAATAATAATCTCCACATTGAAATATTAGTTGATCCAACTTCTTTAAGTGGCAAACAAGATCCGGCAGGGATTACCGATTTAATTATAGAGTCTGCGCTGTCAACTATTTGTGATAACGAAGACAGTGTTGCGGCTGTAGATGCTGAAGATAAAGTTGCTTGTTATCAAAATTGGTTGGGACTGATGAAGGGAGACCTTGTAAATAAATTTGAAAAAAATGGAAAAACTATTGAGAGAAAACTGAATAAAGACAAAAGCTATATCTCAAAAGATGGCCTTGGACTTAAATTGCATGGTAGAAGTTTGTTGCTTGTCCGAAATGTTGGACATCTCATGACAAATTCTGCGATCTTATTAAAAGATGGTGCAGAAATTCCTGAAGGAATAATGGATGCATTCATTACAACAGCTGCAGCCCTTCATGATTTTAAACTGAAAGGTAATTCAAGATCTGGCTCTGTTTATATTGTTAAACCAAAAATGCATGGGCCAGATGAAACTGCTTTTACAGATTTGATTTTTACTAAGGTTGAGGAAGTTTTAAATTTAAAAAAATATACCTGCAAAATTGGAATTATGGATGAGGAGAGAAGAACCTCAGCTAATCTTAAAGAGTGCATTAGATCTCTTATGAATAGAGTATTTTTTATAAACACTGGATTTTTAGACAGAACTGGTGATGAGATGCACACCTCTATGGAAGCTGGTCCAATGATTAAAAAAGGTGATATGAAATCATCGAAGTGGATTAATGCCTATGAAAATAACAATGTTGATGTTGGTATAAAGTGTGGATTTTCAGGAAAAGCACAAATTGGAAAAGGTATGTGGGCTATGCCAGACAAAATGAAAGACATGTTAGAACAAAAAACAGATCACTTAAAAGCTGGTGCTAATTGTGCGTGGGTACCATCTCCAACCGCAGCAGCTTTGCATGCATTACATTATCATGAAATAAATATTTTTGATAAACAGAAAGAAATTCAATCAAGAGATGCTGCTAAACTTAATGATCTTCTAACAATTCCTGTTGCGGATAGACCAAACTGGTCATTAGAAGAAATTAGATCAGAAGTTTCAAATTCTGCTCAAACTCTTCTAGGATATGTTGTAAGATGGATTGATCATGGAGTTGGATGCTCTAAGGTTCCAGACATTAATAATGTTGGACTAATGGAAGATAGAGCAACTTTAAGAATTTCATCTCAGCATATAGCCAATTGGGTGCATCATGAGATTATTTCTAAAGAAAACGTGATTGAAATTATGAAAGAGATGGCAAAAGTAGTTGATAAGCAAAATGAAAATGACTCTGCTTATTCTAGAAGTGGTAGATCGAGTTATAATAAAATGTCTGATGACTTTGAAAATTCAATAGCTTTCTCAGCAGCCTGTGATTTAATTTTTAAAGGCAAAGAACAACCTTCTGGATATACAGAACCTTTGTTACATTTAAATAGAATTAAAATTAAATCTATTCAGAATTAGAATTTAAATTTGAACGATTTTTAAAAGCGGAGAACAAAGTACCATCATCTAAACTTTCTATTTCCCCTCCGACAGGTAAACCTTGTGCTAACTTTGTGATTTTTGCATTAGTTTTCTTTAAGCTATCCTGAATATAATAAGCTGTGGTCTGTCCTTCTACAGTTGCACTAGTTGCTAAAATAACTTCTTCAATTTTATCCTTAACCACTCTTTCAACTAAAGAATTTATTAAAAGATCTTCTTTTCTGTGTCCTGCAGAAGCTAATGTGCCCCCAAGAATATGGAAGTATCCCTTATAAATGTTTGAGTTCTCTATTGACCATTGATCTGCTATATCTTCAACAACACAAATTTTATTATATTTTTCTTTAACATTTTCACAATTTATACATCCCTCATTAACAGATTTTAAAGAACCACATGAGTTACATCGTGTTACATTTTTATAAACTTGAGCTAATGTATTAGCCATTGGTTTTATAATTTCATCTCTATTATTGATGAGTTTTAATACAATTCGTTTTGCTGATTTAGGACCAAGACCAGGTAATTTTGAAATTAATTTTACTAGATCTTCTATTTCAGTAATATTTTGCATCAACTATAATGGCCATTTAAAACCAGGAATACCCAAACCACCAGTAGCTTTTGAAATTTCTTCTGTAGTTTTTGATTTTAATTGAGATTTTGCGTTGTTATGTGCAGCAACTATTAAATCCTCAAGAATTGACTTATCTTCCTTCAAAATTTCATCAGATAATTCAATTTTTTGCATCTCACCTTCTCCATCTAATGTAACTTTAACAGAATTAGAGCCCGATACTCCTTCAACTCTAATACTTTTAATTTTTTCTTGGCTTTCCTTCATTTTTGCCTCTAATTCTTTAGCTTTTTCCAGTATCTTTGAAAAATCCGTCATTTATCTTCATTCTTTCTAGTGAGCTTAACGTCAATTAATTCAGCATCTGGAAAATACTCCATTACCATCTTATGCAAATCTGTTTTTTTTGTACTTTCAATTAATTCTTTTTGTTCGTTTTTTTCTTTGTCTTTAATTGACATCTCTCCCTGATTTTTACTAAAACTAATAATCCACCTCTCATTAGTCCATTCCAATAATTTTGTTGATAAATTTTTTACAAAATCTTTGTCCAGATTGTCATTAAAAGAAATTTCTATTCTACAATTTTCAAATTTTACTAGATTGACATTTTTTTCTAACTCATATTTAAGTTTCATTTCTTTCTTAATAGAACACAATTCTACTAATTCATTAAAAGACTGAATTTTAATATTATTTAGATTTTTTGTACTTATCTGTGAATCTAATTTCATTTTTTTTTCTTGTGAAACATTTTTGATCTGATTGATAGTATCTTTATTCATAATTTTAGATGCGATATTTGTTTCTATCTTTTCTTTTGGATCCTGCAGATCTTCAGTAGCAACCTTATCTTCATCTTTAGGCTTAAATCCTTTGATATGAATTAACCTTAATAAAAACATCTCAATTGATAAATGTTGATTAGACACAATATCTAATTCACTAAGAGTTTTTATTGTGAACTGCCAAAATAAGATCAAAACTTCATTGTTAATATTATCTGATATTTCCTTAATTTGATTAAACTCTTCATCGTTGAGAGAGAAGTTTGTACTTTCCAATGTAAGAGAATTTATATTTTTAAAATAATATAAAATTTCTAAAAAATCATTAATGAATATTTTTGGTTCAACACCTTGATCATAGATATTTCTATAACTTTCAATAACTTTATTCTCATCACCTTTTAAGATTAAATTAAACATCTCTATTAATTGTGATTTATCAAAATATCCAAATATTTTTTGTGCTACACTTAGATCTAATTCTTTCTCACCATCAAGACTTAAAAGGGCTCTATCAAGTAGTGATAACGCATCTCTAACAGATCCTTCGGAAATTTTTACAATGAGCTTTAATGCTTCATCAGTTGCATTGCCTTTTTCTTTATCTTTAATCTTTTTTATAAAATCAAATAATTCTGATGATTTTATTCTAGATAAATCAAATCTTTGACATCTAGAGACTACCGTAATTGGTATTTTTTTTATCTCTGTTGTAGCAAATATAAATTTTAGGTACTCTGGAGGTTCCTCTAGTGTCTTTAATAAAGCATTGAAAGCTTGTTTGCTTAACATGTGTACTTCATCAATGATAAAAATTTTGTACTTAGATGAAGTTGGTCCATATCTTGAAAATTCAATTAAGTCTCTAACATCATCTACGCCTGTTTTACTTGCAGCATCCATTTCAAGTACATCTATGTGTCTTGACTCTGCAATAGCCTCACAGTTTTCACATAAATTCTCTTTACATAAATTTTCTATTCCGTTTAGACAGTTAAGGGATTTTGCAACAATTCTTGCTATTGTTGTTTTTCCTATACCTCTTATGCCTGTAAAAAGGTAAGCATTTGGTACTTTATTTGACTTAATAGAATTTATAATTGTTTCAGCAACAACTTCTTGTCCAATCAGATCATCAAATATCTGTGGTCTGTATTTAAGAGCTAAAACTTTTGTATTTTTGTTCATTATTATATTTTAGGAGACTAGAACCTGAATAACTGTCTCTACGACTGCTTCCGTTAAGATCTGGTCGGATTCAAGCAGCATCCACCTCTAGCCTCCAGAACTATTATAGCAGTATTATTTTCTATTCTACAAGAAAAGATTATAATTTTTTATCTCTAATTGGATCAGCTTCAAATACACCTAGAACATGAAAATCTTGACAGTGAAGACCAAGCTCTTCAAGTGATTTTTGAACTTTTTTATCCTCAATGTGTCCATCAAGATCACACAAAAAAAAGAATGAGTCGAAAGAATTTTTTTCAGGATAACTTTGTAATTTAGTTAAGTTTACACCATTAATAGCAAAACCACCAAGAGACTGGTAAAGTGCTGCAGGTTTACTTTTTAATTTAAATAAAAAAGATGTGATATATTTTTTATTTGAAAACTCTGGTTGAGTTAGTTCTTTACCCATAACTAGAAATCTTGTTAAATTTCCTTTTTCATTTTCAATATTCTTTTTAATTATTTCTAATCCATAAGTTTCAGCACTCAAAGAAGAGGCTATTGCAGCTTCATCTCTTTTTTTATTTTTAGCAATCATTTCTGCAGATCCAGCTGTATCTGCTCTTACATGTTCATTTAAATTATTTTTTTTTATGAAATTTGAGCACTGTGATAATGCTTGAGCGTGAGAAAATACATTTTTAATATCAGTTAATTTTGCACCTTTTTGACCTAAAAGATTGTGTTCAATTTTTTGAAAATGTTCTGAATAAATATTTAAACGATATTTAAATATGAGGTATTCAATACCAATATTTCCAGTAATTCTATTTGACTCTGGGATAACAATTCTAGAATTTTTTTCATTGGAAGCATTCAAGAAACATTCATCAAAAGTCTTACATGGAATTATTTCTGCCTTCGCGTCAATTTCAAGTGATGCTAAGTGAGAATATGCTCCATATGTACCTTGGAAATAAATCTTACTCATTATTCTTTATATTCCATAATTTTTTTTATAGCCAGATAATCTTCCATGGTGTCCACTCCAATTGGTGATCTATTTGCAAGAGCAACATTAATGTTAATACTGTTATCCATAGCTCTTAATTGTTCTAATTTGTTTTCTAATTCATTTTTAGATTGTTTTAACATTACAAATTTTTTTAAAATCGCCACCTCATAACAATAAATACCTATATGGTGAAATATTTGAGTTTGATTTTGTGCATCAACATTTCTCATAAAATTTTCTGCTAATGGAAATGAGTTTTTGTCAAAAGGTTGTTTAAGTTTAACTTTAACTACATTTTCATCTATATACATTTCTTTTTTTTCAATTTTTGCCGCTAGAGTTCCAATCTTTGAATTATTTTCTCGCATTTTAAGTTCTAAATTTTTAATATCTTCGATGTCAATGTTGGGTTCATCTCCCTGAATATTCATTACTAAATCAATTTCTTTCTTATCTAATAAATTTAGTGCTTCAAATATTCTATCAGTTCCAGTTTTGTGATTTTTAGAGGTTAAAATTGCTTTTCCACCATTATTTTCTATATCATCTATAATTTCTTTATCCTCAGTTGCTACAACAACCTCACCAATTTTAGCATTACTAGCTCTTTCATAAACATGTGAAATGATCGATTTACCATTTATCTGTAACAAAGGTTTACCTGGCAATCTGGTTGCTGACATTCTTGAAGGTATAATCACTAATGTTTTCATAGATTTTTTATGATTATTTAGATTATAAAGAGGGGCAAAATTGTACAGTAAAATTTGAGGAATTATAAAATTTTAGTGTTATAGGTCTATTATAAATTTTTATCAAAATGGATTCTTTTGAAATTAATAAGATAGTTGCTGCTGTCCTCTTGGTTGCCTTACTCGTGATCGGAATTGGAAAACTTTCTAATGTAATATTCTATGTTGAGAAACCTGAAAAACCAGGTTATGTGGTAGAAGTCCAACAAGCATCTAATTCAACAACAGCTAATGCTAATGTAGAGGATAAAAAAGTTGATATCGCAGCTTTAATGGCTTTAGGAGATGTTAATGCAGGAGAAAAAATTTTTAAAAAATGTGCAGCATGCCACTCTATAAATCAAGGTGGTGCTAATAAAATTGGACCCGCATTATATAATGTTGTTGGAAGAAAAATTGGTGGTGTAGCAGATTATAAATATTCAAAAGCATTTGTTGAATATGGTAAAGAATGGAATTTTGAAGAGTTGAATGGTTTTTTAATTAAACCAAGCAAGTGGATTAAAGGCACTAAGATGGCTTACGCAGGATTAAGAAAAGAAGCAGATAGAGCTTCGATCATAAAATACCTTAATCAAAATTCAGATAGCCCTCTTCCTCTACCTTAATTTTCCAAAACAATATAATAAAATACTTTTTTGAACATGAGCTCTGTTTAGAGCTTGAAGCCAAACTTTTGAATTTTTGCTTTTAAATACTGTATCTTCTACTTCTGATCCTCTTGGTAAACAATGTAAAAAAGTGCAATCTTTTTTTGCTAAACTCATTAATTTTTTACTTACTCTATAATTTTTAAAATCTTTGACTTTATTTTTTTTGTTAACTTTATCATTAAGAGATATTACTTTATCTGAGAATATAACATCGGCATTTGATGCTGCTTTTTTTGCATCATTAAAAATATAAATTTTTTTCTTTTGGTCTTTAACCCAATCTAGAACAAATTTTTTAGGTTCATATTTTTTTGGACATCCAATGCTTAGTTTAAAAGAAAATTTAACAGAAGCTGCAATCAAACTATTTAAAACATTATTGGAGTCACCTATCCAAGTAATATTTAATTTTGAAATTGGTTTTTTTTTAATTTCTTCAACAGTAAAAACATCTGATAACACTTGTGTTGGATGTGATGAGGGAGACAATCCATTAATAATTGGAATTGATAAATATTTCTTAAACTTTTCAACTTTTTGATCACTATCAGTTCGAAGCATAAAACCATCTCCATAAGTAGATAAGATTTTAGCTGTATCTTCCAAAGATTCTCCTCCCTCACCTAGATGTAATTCATTGGATCTCAATGTAATAGTCCCACCACCTAATTGTTTTATTGCCAGATAAAAGCTCAATCTTGTTCTAAGGCTTGATTTTTCAAACATTTGGATCAAAAGTTTACCTTTTAAAGGTGCATCTTTATCAAGTTGAAGAGTGTTTAAATTAGATCTTTTTTGTTTTCTTTTTTTAGCATCAATTAATATTTTTCTAAGATCCTTAGCAGGAATATCTTTAAGATTTATAAAATGTTTCATTTATCTAATAATTAGCACAAACTTTTTTGATTATTTTTAAAGCTGTATCAAGTTCAGTTTTTTTTACGTTTAGTGGAGGCAAAATTCTCACAACATTTTCTGCGGCTCTTATAGTCAACAACTTATTATTCATTAATTGCTTGATGAAATTAGTTTGGTCTTTATGAAGTTGTAGCCCAATCAAAAATCCTCTGCCTCTTATATCTTTGATTATGTTTGGATAAATTTTTTTAAGCTTATTCAACTCATTAAAGAAATATTTAGAATTTTTTTTAACATTATTTAAAAAACTTTTTTTCGAAATAATATCAAAGACAGTATTTCCTATCTGCATTGCAAGTGGATTTCCTCCAAAAGTTGAACCATGAGTTCCAGCAACCATTCCAGATGCAACTTTTTTATTCATTAAAACTGCACCAATAGGAAAACCTCCTCCTATACCTTTTGCAATGGGAACTATATCTGGCTTCACTTTTGATTTTTCAAAAGCAAAAAAATCTCCAGATCTACCAATTCCACATTGAACCTCATCAAGAATTAATAAGACATTTTTTTCATCACAAA from the Candidatus Pelagibacter sp. HIMB1321 genome contains:
- a CDS encoding acetyl-CoA carboxylase carboxyltransferase subunit alpha, which gives rise to MKNYLNFESDIKNLESELEKLKDPYNQGGLSEVDTNKISKTQDELDKKLKEIYSSLDPWQTTMVARHEDRPKSKFFIDNLFEDFISLAGDRYYGEDKSVLTGFAKFNGQSVLVIGQEKGENLETRIERNFGMMRPEGYRKTIRLMELADKFNIPIISFIDTPGAYPGVGAEERGQAEAIAKSIECCMKLRVPTLAIVIGEGGSGGAIALASSSKVIMLENAIYSVISPEGCATILWRDPKKMLDAAKAMKLSARDLLELKVIDEIIPEPLGGAHRDRNLILSNVRESISKNLNAYKEMSAEEILDQRKNKFLKIGRNKGFISNPKSLSTLETKKNNLEQFYSKNKKIFFLTAAFLLLIAFLVTIFL
- a CDS encoding malate synthase G, which codes for MQEKYINVNNLRVSEKLLNFVNEELLKDTEVSPNSFWAGFDKAVHELAPKNKELLNIRDKLQKQIDEWHIKNKGNEINIDEYKKFLLDIGYLKEEGPDFKIETNNIDEEIANIAGPQLVVPIMNARYALNAANARWMSLYDSLYGTDAIKPIDTSKKDYDASRGELVINYAKEFLDKYFSLENFSWKEVTSFDIQEKSLIIYNNEKTTKLKDQNKFIGHIGESDKPSSIILKNNNLHIEILVDPTSLSGKQDPAGITDLIIESALSTICDNEDSVAAVDAEDKVACYQNWLGLMKGDLVNKFEKNGKTIERKLNKDKSYISKDGLGLKLHGRSLLLVRNVGHLMTNSAILLKDGAEIPEGIMDAFITTAAALHDFKLKGNSRSGSVYIVKPKMHGPDETAFTDLIFTKVEEVLNLKKYTCKIGIMDEERRTSANLKECIRSLMNRVFFINTGFLDRTGDEMHTSMEAGPMIKKGDMKSSKWINAYENNNVDVGIKCGFSGKAQIGKGMWAMPDKMKDMLEQKTDHLKAGANCAWVPSPTAAALHALHYHEINIFDKQKEIQSRDAAKLNDLLTIPVADRPNWSLEEIRSEVSNSAQTLLGYVVRWIDHGVGCSKVPDINNVGLMEDRATLRISSQHIANWVHHEIISKENVIEIMKEMAKVVDKQNENDSAYSRSGRSSYNKMSDDFENSIAFSAACDLIFKGKEQPSGYTEPLLHLNRIKIKSIQN
- the recR gene encoding recombination mediator RecR gives rise to the protein MQNITEIEDLVKLISKLPGLGPKSAKRIVLKLINNRDEIIKPMANTLAQVYKNVTRCNSCGSLKSVNEGCINCENVKEKYNKICVVEDIADQWSIENSNIYKGYFHILGGTLASAGHRKEDLLINSLVERVVKDKIEEVILATSATVEGQTTAYYIQDSLKKTNAKITKLAQGLPVGGEIESLDDGTLFSAFKNRSNLNSNSE
- a CDS encoding YbaB/EbfC family nucleoid-associated protein; this encodes MTDFSKILEKAKELEAKMKESQEKIKSIRVEGVSGSNSVKVTLDGEGEMQKIELSDEILKEDKSILEDLIVAAHNNAKSQLKSKTTEEISKATGGLGIPGFKWPL
- the dnaX gene encoding DNA polymerase III subunit gamma/tau, coding for MNKNTKVLALKYRPQIFDDLIGQEVVAETIINSIKSNKVPNAYLFTGIRGIGKTTIARIVAKSLNCLNGIENLCKENLCENCEAIAESRHIDVLEMDAASKTGVDDVRDLIEFSRYGPTSSKYKIFIIDEVHMLSKQAFNALLKTLEEPPEYLKFIFATTEIKKIPITVVSRCQRFDLSRIKSSELFDFIKKIKDKEKGNATDEALKLIVKISEGSVRDALSLLDRALLSLDGEKELDLSVAQKIFGYFDKSQLIEMFNLILKGDENKVIESYRNIYDQGVEPKIFINDFLEILYYFKNINSLTLESTNFSLNDEEFNQIKEISDNINNEVLILFWQFTIKTLSELDIVSNQHLSIEMFLLRLIHIKGFKPKDEDKVATEDLQDPKEKIETNIASKIMNKDTINQIKNVSQEKKMKLDSQISTKNLNNIKIQSFNELVELCSIKKEMKLKYELEKNVNLVKFENCRIEISFNDNLDKDFVKNLSTKLLEWTNERWIISFSKNQGEMSIKDKEKNEQKELIESTKKTDLHKMVMEYFPDAELIDVKLTRKNEDK
- a CDS encoding prephenate dehydratase domain-containing protein, producing the protein MSKIYFQGTYGAYSHLASLEIDAKAEIIPCKTFDECFLNASNEKNSRIVIPESNRITGNIGIEYLIFKYRLNIYSEHFQKIEHNLLGQKGAKLTDIKNVFSHAQALSQCSNFIKKNNLNEHVRADTAGSAEMIAKNKKRDEAAIASSLSAETYGLEIIKKNIENEKGNLTRFLVMGKELTQPEFSNKKYITSFLFKLKSKPAALYQSLGGFAINGVNLTKLQSYPEKNSFDSFFFLCDLDGHIEDKKVQKSLEELGLHCQDFHVLGVFEADPIRDKKL
- the kdsB gene encoding 3-deoxy-manno-octulosonate cytidylyltransferase gives rise to the protein MKTLVIIPSRMSATRLPGKPLLQINGKSIISHVYERASNAKIGEVVVATEDKEIIDDIENNGGKAILTSKNHKTGTDRIFEALNLLDKKEIDLVMNIQGDEPNIDIEDIKNLELKMRENNSKIGTLAAKIEKKEMYIDENVVKVKLKQPFDKNSFPLAENFMRNVDAQNQTQIFHHIGIYCYEVAILKKFVMLKQSKNELENKLEQLRAMDNSININVALANRSPIGVDTMEDYLAIKKIMEYKE
- a CDS encoding c-type cytochrome; protein product: MDSFEINKIVAAVLLVALLVIGIGKLSNVIFYVEKPEKPGYVVEVQQASNSTTANANVEDKKVDIAALMALGDVNAGEKIFKKCAACHSINQGGANKIGPALYNVVGRKIGGVADYKYSKAFVEYGKEWNFEELNGFLIKPSKWIKGTKMAYAGLRKEADRASIIKYLNQNSDSPLPLP
- a CDS encoding ornithine carbamoyltransferase; translated protein: MKHFINLKDIPAKDLRKILIDAKKRKQKRSNLNTLQLDKDAPLKGKLLIQMFEKSSLRTRLSFYLAIKQLGGGTITLRSNELHLGEGGESLEDTAKILSTYGDGFMLRTDSDQKVEKFKKYLSIPIINGLSPSSHPTQVLSDVFTVEEIKKKPISKLNITWIGDSNNVLNSLIAASVKFSFKLSIGCPKKYEPKKFVLDWVKDQKKKIYIFNDAKKAASNADVIFSDKVISLNDKVNKKNKVKDFKNYRVSKKLMSLAKKDCTFLHCLPRGSEVEDTVFKSKNSKVWLQALNRAHVQKSILLYCFGKLR